One genomic segment of Thermodesulfobacterium sp. TA1 includes these proteins:
- a CDS encoding purine-nucleoside phosphorylase translates to MNEREGKSYLEKVKETFEYFKKVAPFKPDIIITLGTGLASLGDRINKVAVFPYRELPNFPFSTVETHKGELCFGILEGKKVVVLQGRFHFYEGYSAKEITFPLRVLSLFKPKIYLVSNAAGGLNLTFKSGDLMLIKDHINLIPDNPLRGPNYEGWGPRFPDLSCAYDPELREIFKKVALTLGEEIKEGVYVAVPGPSLETPAETRFLRLIGADAVGMSTVPEVIVAVHAGLKVLGVSVISNVNDPDNFKPILFSEVVEQSKKAEKRLEKLIREFLKELKL, encoded by the coding sequence ATGAATGAAAGAGAAGGCAAAAGTTATTTAGAAAAAGTAAAAGAGACTTTTGAGTATTTTAAAAAAGTAGCCCCTTTTAAACCAGATATTATAATTACCTTAGGGACTGGTCTTGCTTCATTAGGAGACCGAATAAACAAAGTAGCGGTATTTCCTTATCGAGAATTGCCTAATTTTCCTTTTTCTACGGTTGAAACCCACAAAGGAGAGCTTTGTTTTGGTATTTTGGAAGGCAAAAAGGTTGTTGTTTTACAGGGAAGGTTCCATTTTTATGAGGGCTATTCAGCTAAAGAGATAACCTTTCCTTTAAGGGTTTTAAGCCTATTTAAGCCTAAGATATATCTTGTTTCTAATGCTGCAGGAGGTCTAAACTTAACCTTTAAATCAGGAGACTTAATGCTTATAAAAGACCATATAAATCTTATTCCTGATAACCCTCTTAGGGGACCCAATTATGAGGGATGGGGTCCACGATTCCCTGATTTGTCCTGTGCCTATGACCCGGAGCTAAGGGAGATTTTTAAAAAGGTAGCTTTAACCTTAGGAGAAGAGATAAAAGAAGGGGTTTATGTAGCGGTGCCTGGCCCAAGTCTTGAAACTCCTGCTGAAACGAGGTTTTTGAGATTAATAGGTGCAGATGCTGTAGGGATGTCTACAGTGCCAGAAGTAATAGTAGCGGTTCATGCAGGATTAAAAGTTTTAGGTGTTTCTGTGATTTCAAACGTAAACGACCCAGATAACTTTAAACCTATTCTTTTTTCTGAAGTGGTAGAACAGTCTAAAAAAGCAGAAAAACGCTTAGAAAAACTCATACGAGAGTTTTTAAAGGAGCTTAAGTTATAA
- a CDS encoding Rne/Rng family ribonuclease, with translation MAKLLINYTPFETRVGLVENGQLVEFYVERPSEKSLVGNIYKGRVVRVVPGINSAFLDLGLARTAFLFGDDIMPSSEIEWEKDAVFTTNLHEILKEGQEILVQVIKEPLGNKGARVSTNLTLPGHYLVYLPYMHRIGISRKIKDEKERVRLKEILERIKPPNTGWIIRTAAVGATEEELKTEMDFLFCLWGEIKEKAEKFKAPALVYEELNIALRAIRDLFTKDISEIIVDDKEFFNEIKNFLERYFPNLAFYVTLYQGKEDIFSAYGIQIDIKKILSRKVWLKSGGFIVIEPCEAFTAIDVNTGRYTGTKELEETVYKINLEAAEEIAYQLRLRNIGGLIIIDFIDMDNPEHQELVVQTLKEALKKDKAKNSFLPISPFGILQMTRERKRDSLYKIFLESCPYCHGEGTIKSKKTVYYEILRRLIKMAPHIKNKKIEIEIHPELSEVIGEEIHYLEDLEKKYGFSTILKPNKEFLIYEYKFHILT, from the coding sequence ATGGCAAAACTGCTTATTAATTATACTCCCTTTGAGACAAGGGTAGGGTTGGTAGAAAACGGACAGTTGGTTGAATTTTATGTAGAAAGACCATCAGAAAAAAGTTTAGTAGGTAACATTTATAAAGGTAGAGTAGTAAGAGTAGTACCAGGGATTAATTCAGCCTTTCTTGACCTTGGACTTGCACGCACCGCTTTTTTGTTTGGTGATGACATCATGCCTTCTTCAGAAATAGAATGGGAAAAAGATGCAGTTTTTACTACAAACCTTCATGAAATTTTAAAGGAAGGACAAGAAATCTTAGTCCAGGTAATTAAAGAACCCCTTGGCAATAAAGGAGCAAGAGTTTCTACTAACTTAACATTACCTGGACATTATTTGGTCTACCTTCCTTACATGCATAGAATAGGAATTTCAAGGAAAATAAAGGATGAAAAGGAAAGGGTTAGGTTAAAAGAGATTTTAGAAAGGATAAAACCACCTAATACAGGTTGGATTATAAGAACGGCTGCGGTAGGTGCTACCGAAGAAGAGCTTAAAACTGAGATGGATTTTTTGTTTTGTCTTTGGGGTGAAATCAAAGAAAAAGCAGAAAAATTCAAAGCTCCGGCTTTGGTATACGAAGAATTAAACATCGCCTTAAGGGCAATAAGAGACCTTTTTACCAAAGATATCTCTGAGATAATCGTAGATGATAAAGAGTTTTTTAACGAGATTAAAAATTTTTTAGAGCGCTATTTTCCTAATTTAGCCTTTTATGTAACCCTTTATCAAGGAAAAGAAGACATTTTTTCTGCTTACGGTATACAGATTGATATAAAGAAGATACTCTCTCGAAAGGTCTGGCTTAAATCAGGAGGGTTTATCGTAATCGAGCCCTGTGAAGCTTTTACTGCCATAGATGTTAATACAGGAAGGTATACCGGGACTAAAGAGTTAGAAGAAACGGTTTATAAGATTAATTTAGAAGCTGCAGAAGAAATTGCCTACCAACTTAGGCTAAGAAACATCGGAGGTCTTATCATCATAGATTTTATAGACATGGACAATCCTGAACATCAAGAGTTAGTCGTTCAAACTTTAAAAGAGGCGTTAAAAAAGGATAAAGCTAAAAACAGCTTTCTTCCCATTTCTCCCTTTGGGATTTTACAGATGACCCGCGAGAGAAAAAGGGATTCTCTTTATAAAATATTTTTAGAAAGTTGTCCTTATTGCCATGGTGAAGGTACGATTAAAAGTAAAAAGACGGTTTATTATGAAATTTTAAGAAGACTTATCAAAATGGCACCCCATATAAAAAACAAAAAAATAGAGATAGAAATCCATCCTGAGCTTTCTGAAGTCATAGGAGAAGAGATCCATTATCTTGAGGATTTAGAAAAAAAATACGGTTTTAGCACTATCTTAAAACCAAACAAAGAATTTTTAATCTACGAATATAAATTTCATATTTTAACCTAA
- a CDS encoding HAD-IIIA family hydrolase → MEKKTAVFLDRDGTINEEMGYINDLSRVRLLPGVAEGLKLLQDKGFKLIVITNQSGPARGYFPESLVFETNKLIQKRLAKKGVKLDDFLVCFHGPNEGCDCRKPNPGLVLKALEKHLIDLTKSYFIGDKIVDIETGKRLGLKTILVLTGYGKGELKYVAPKKGIYPDWIAKNLKEAAEIILKDFTE, encoded by the coding sequence ATGGAAAAAAAAACAGCTGTATTTTTAGATAGAGACGGCACGATCAATGAAGAGATGGGTTATATAAACGACCTTTCAAGGGTCCGTCTTTTGCCTGGAGTTGCTGAAGGGTTAAAACTTCTACAAGATAAAGGGTTTAAACTGATAGTGATCACTAACCAGAGTGGACCAGCAAGAGGTTATTTCCCAGAAAGTTTAGTTTTTGAAACGAACAAGTTAATCCAAAAGAGGCTTGCTAAAAAAGGAGTTAAATTAGATGATTTTTTAGTCTGTTTTCACGGACCAAACGAGGGATGTGATTGTAGGAAGCCGAACCCTGGTCTGGTTTTAAAAGCTTTAGAAAAACATCTGATAGACCTTACTAAATCTTATTTTATCGGAGATAAAATCGTAGACATCGAAACAGGAAAAAGGTTGGGATTAAAGACTATACTTGTGTTAACCGGATATGGAAAAGGTGAACTAAAGTATGTAGCCCCTAAAAAGGGAATTTATCCAGATTGGATAGCTAAAAACCTAAAAGAAGCAGCAGAAATTATTCTTAAAGATTTCACCGAATGA